The following coding sequences lie in one Terriglobales bacterium genomic window:
- a CDS encoding SH3 domain-containing protein, translating to MLLIAGCNRNSVKPGEVAYVAAAQVTLRDRVAAVFNKTGTVENGEKVSVLERTKNGRFVRVRSPRGEEGWVEQRYLADEKIFNRFQILENGYVNAPIQARAVTRSDLNMHATPGRDSEHLYLLKEGEKLDLLKRATAEKAVKSAAKPATDATPLPPPVLEDWWLVRSSQKHYGWVLARMLDLDVPVDVAQYAEGQRIIADFVLNQVDDNGKQVPQYLLLLNQSKEGSLIDFDQIRVFTWNKKMHHYETAYRERNLEGMLPARAGQENVGAEGTLPVFTIHVRDDSGGLTERKYRLKGVIVKRILAPGEEPQKPARHKRK from the coding sequence ATGCTCCTCATTGCCGGATGCAATCGCAATTCGGTTAAGCCTGGCGAGGTGGCGTATGTTGCCGCGGCGCAGGTGACACTCCGCGACCGCGTGGCGGCCGTCTTCAACAAGACTGGCACGGTGGAGAACGGTGAGAAGGTGAGCGTCCTGGAGCGCACCAAGAATGGGCGCTTTGTCCGCGTTCGTTCGCCCCGTGGCGAAGAAGGCTGGGTGGAGCAGCGCTATCTCGCCGACGAAAAGATTTTTAATCGGTTCCAAATCCTGGAAAACGGTTATGTGAATGCACCTATCCAGGCCCGTGCAGTCACGCGCTCTGACTTGAACATGCACGCCACCCCCGGCCGCGACAGCGAGCACCTTTACCTGCTGAAGGAAGGTGAAAAGCTTGACCTCCTCAAGCGTGCTACCGCGGAAAAAGCGGTGAAGAGCGCAGCCAAGCCGGCCACGGACGCCACTCCTTTACCCCCGCCGGTGTTAGAAGACTGGTGGCTGGTCCGTAGTTCGCAGAAGCATTATGGCTGGGTCCTGGCCCGCATGTTGGATTTGGATGTACCCGTGGATGTGGCGCAGTATGCCGAAGGGCAGCGCATTATCGCTGACTTCGTCCTGAACCAGGTGGATGACAACGGCAAGCAGGTGCCGCAATATCTCTTGCTGCTGAACCAATCCAAAGAAGGCAGTCTCATTGACTTCGATCAGATACGGGTTTTTACCTGGAACAAGAAGATGCACCACTACGAGACCGCCTATCGCGAACGCAACCTGGAGGGCATGTTGCCAGCCCGGGCCGGTCAGGAAAATGTCGGTGCAGAGGGCACACTGCCGGTCTTTACCATCCATGTGCGGGATGATTCAGGCGGTCTCACAGAACGAAAATACAGACTTAAAGGCGTGATCGTAAAACGCATTCTTGCTCCCGGGGAAGAACCGCAGAAACCTGCACGCCACAAACGGAAATAA